Proteins co-encoded in one Medicago truncatula cultivar Jemalong A17 chromosome 8, MtrunA17r5.0-ANR, whole genome shotgun sequence genomic window:
- the LOC11436818 gene encoding phosphatidylinositol 4-phosphate 5-kinase 1 isoform X2: MQETLPHQHHKPPSNTLLLRSHRITPSTLPNGDTYTGALSNNNTPHGTGKYIWSDGCVYGGDWKNGKPNGKGRFTWPSGATYEGDFISGRMEGFGSFIGVDGDMYRGTWLADRKNGFGEKRYSNGDVYEGWWRCNLQDGEGRYVWKNGNEYVGEWKNGAIWGKGVLVWANGNRYEGFWENGVLKGNGVFTWCGEDFEGNEVKQKRCEMDGSKGVVGFPRICIWELDGEAGDITCEIVDNVDASVFYKDGSSESENSSGDSSCGLLYKSPSWSLDGGEVKKPGQIVSKGHKNYDLMLNLQLGIRYTVGKYAPVVRELRGGDFDPKEKFWTRLPMEGSKFAPQHQSVDFRWKDYCPMVFRHLRELFAIDPADYMHAICGNDSLREMSSPGKSGSIFYLTQDDRFIIKTVKKSEVKVLIRMLPRYYQHVCQYKNSLVTAFLGAHCIKPVGGQKIRFIVMGNVFCSEYRIHKRFDLKGSSHGRITDKPREEINETTTLKDLDLDFVFRLEQSWFQELKRQLDRDCEFLEAEGIMDYSLLIGLHFRDDYSVDEMESSPRDMQSGKRDMHDDEMHMPRGPLIRLGMNMPARAVRVCSGSSNNSTPCSESSSEISDVILYFGIIDILQDYDISKRIEHAYKSLQVDSTSISAVGPKLYSKRFRDFIHRIFVEDK; the protein is encoded by the exons ATGCAAGAAACTCTCCCTCATCAACACCACAAACCACCTTCCAACACCCTCCTCCTCCGCTCACACCGCATAACTCCATCTACTCTCCCTAACGGCGACACCTACACCGGAGCCTTATCAAATAACAACACCCCTCACGGCACCGGAAAATACATCTGGTCAGACGGCTGTGTATACGGAGGTGACTGGAAAAACGGAAAACCAAACGGTAAAGGAAGATTCACCTGGCCATCAGGAGCAACCTACGAAGGTGATTTCATCTCCGGTCGAATGGAAGGTTTTGGTTCATTCATCGGTGTTGATGGTGATATGTATAGAGGAACCTGGCTAGCTGATAGAAAAAATGGGTTCGGTGAGAAACGTTATAGTAATGGTGATGTGTATGAAGGATGGTGGAGGTGTAACTTGCAAGATGGTGAAGGAAGGTATGTGTGGAAAAACGGGAATGAGTATGTTGGTGAATGGAAAAATGGTGCTATCTGGGGTAAAggggttttggtttgggctaATGGGAATCGTTATGAAGGGTTTTGGGAAAATGGGGTTCTTAAAGGGAATGGTGTTTTTACTTGGTGTGGTGAGGATTTTGAGGGGAATGAAGTAAAACAGAAGAGATGTGAGATGGACGGTTCAAAGGGTGTTGTTGGTTTTCCAAGGATTTGTATTTGGGAGCTTGATGGTGAAGCTGGTGATATTACTTGTGAGATTGTTGATAATGTCGATGCTTCTGTGTTTTACAAAGATGGTAGTAGTGAATCTGAAAATAGTAGTGGTGATAGTAGTTGTGGTTTGCTGTACAAGAGTCCTTCTTGGTCTCTTGATGGTGGCGAGGTTAAAAAGCCTGGTCAAATTGTGTCTAAGGGGCATAAGAATTATGATCTTATGCTTAATCTCCAACTGGGTATTAG ATACACTGTTGGCAAGTATGCTCCTGTTGTGAGAGAGCTTAGAGGAGGGGATTTTGATCCCAAGGAGAAATTCTGGACTAGATTGCCAATGGAAGGATCCAAGTTTGCACCTCAACATCAATCAGTGGACTTCAGGTGGAAAGACTATTGTCCCATGGTGTTCAG ACATCTAAGGGAATTATTTGCCATAGATCCTGCGGATTACATGCATGCTATTTGTGGAAATGATTCACTCAGAGAGATGTCTTCTCCTGGCAAAAGTGGAAGCATCTTTTACCTCACTCAAGACGACCGTTTCATAATCAAAACGGTGAAGAAATCTGAAGTCAag GTGCTTATCAGAATGCTTCCACGTTACTACCAACATGTTTGTCAATACAAGAACTCTTTGGTAACTGCATTCTTAGGGGCACATTGTATCAAACCTGTTGGAGGTCAAAAG ATTCGGTTTATTGTGATGGGCAATGTGTTTTGTTCGGAGTATCGAATCCATAAAAGGTTTGATCTCAAAGGTTCTTCTCATGGTCGAATCACCGATAAACCCCGGGAGGAAATCAATGAGACGACCACTCTCAAAGACCTTGATCTTGATTTTGTCTTTCGCCTAGAGCAGTCTTGGTTTCAAGAGCTTAAACG GCAACTTGATAGAGACTGTGAGTTTCTAGAAGCTGAGGGAATCATGGATTACAGTCTTTTAATTGGCCTTCATTTCCGCGATGATTACTCAGTTGATGAAATGGAAAGTTCACCGCGTGATATGCAGTCAG GCAAGAGAGACATGCATGATGATGAGATGCACATGCCCCG GGGACCCTTAATCCGGCTAGGAATGAACATGCCTGCCAGAGCTGTGAGGGTGTGTAGTGGAAGTAGCAACAATTCTACTCCTTGTTCAGAGAGTAGTAGTGAGATCTCTGATGTGATCCTCTACTTTGGTATCATTGACATTCTCCAAGACTATGATATTAGCAAAAGGATAGAACATGCGTACAAGTCACTACAAGTGGATTCTACTTCCATCTCAGCCGTTGGTCCAAAACTATACTCCAAAAGGTTTAGGGATTTCATACACAGAATCTTTGTTGAAGACAAATGA
- the LOC11436818 gene encoding phosphatidylinositol 4-phosphate 5-kinase 1 isoform X3, with product MQETLPHQHHKPPSNTLLLRSHRITPSTLPNGDTYTGALSNNNTPHGTGKYIWSDGCVYGGDWKNGKPNGKGRFTWPSGATYEGDFISGRMEGFGSFIGVDGDMYRGTWLADRKNGFGEKRYSNGDVYEGWWRCNLQDGEGRYVWKNGNEYVGEWKNGAIWGKGVLVWANGNRYEGFWENGVLKGNGVFTWCGEDFEGNEVKQKRCEMDGSKGVVGFPRICIWELDGEAGDITCEIVDNVDASVFYKDGSSESENSSGDSSCGLLYKSPSWSLDGGEVKKPGQIVSKGHKNYDLMLNLQLGIRYTVGKYAPVVRELRGGDFDPKEKFWTRLPMEGSKFAPQHQSVDFRWKDYCPMVFRHLRELFAIDPADYMHAICGNDSLREMSSPGKSGSIFYLTQDDRFIIKTVKKSEVKVLIRMLPRYYQHVCQYKNSLVTAFLGAHCIKPVGGQKIRFIVMGNVFCSEYRIHKRFDLKGSSHGRITDKPREEINETTTLKDLDLDFVFRLEQSWFQELKRQLDRDCEFLEAEGIMDYSLLIGLHFRDDYSVDEMESSPRDMQSAGKRDMHDDEMHMPREYICHKKKRKAQE from the exons ATGCAAGAAACTCTCCCTCATCAACACCACAAACCACCTTCCAACACCCTCCTCCTCCGCTCACACCGCATAACTCCATCTACTCTCCCTAACGGCGACACCTACACCGGAGCCTTATCAAATAACAACACCCCTCACGGCACCGGAAAATACATCTGGTCAGACGGCTGTGTATACGGAGGTGACTGGAAAAACGGAAAACCAAACGGTAAAGGAAGATTCACCTGGCCATCAGGAGCAACCTACGAAGGTGATTTCATCTCCGGTCGAATGGAAGGTTTTGGTTCATTCATCGGTGTTGATGGTGATATGTATAGAGGAACCTGGCTAGCTGATAGAAAAAATGGGTTCGGTGAGAAACGTTATAGTAATGGTGATGTGTATGAAGGATGGTGGAGGTGTAACTTGCAAGATGGTGAAGGAAGGTATGTGTGGAAAAACGGGAATGAGTATGTTGGTGAATGGAAAAATGGTGCTATCTGGGGTAAAggggttttggtttgggctaATGGGAATCGTTATGAAGGGTTTTGGGAAAATGGGGTTCTTAAAGGGAATGGTGTTTTTACTTGGTGTGGTGAGGATTTTGAGGGGAATGAAGTAAAACAGAAGAGATGTGAGATGGACGGTTCAAAGGGTGTTGTTGGTTTTCCAAGGATTTGTATTTGGGAGCTTGATGGTGAAGCTGGTGATATTACTTGTGAGATTGTTGATAATGTCGATGCTTCTGTGTTTTACAAAGATGGTAGTAGTGAATCTGAAAATAGTAGTGGTGATAGTAGTTGTGGTTTGCTGTACAAGAGTCCTTCTTGGTCTCTTGATGGTGGCGAGGTTAAAAAGCCTGGTCAAATTGTGTCTAAGGGGCATAAGAATTATGATCTTATGCTTAATCTCCAACTGGGTATTAG ATACACTGTTGGCAAGTATGCTCCTGTTGTGAGAGAGCTTAGAGGAGGGGATTTTGATCCCAAGGAGAAATTCTGGACTAGATTGCCAATGGAAGGATCCAAGTTTGCACCTCAACATCAATCAGTGGACTTCAGGTGGAAAGACTATTGTCCCATGGTGTTCAG ACATCTAAGGGAATTATTTGCCATAGATCCTGCGGATTACATGCATGCTATTTGTGGAAATGATTCACTCAGAGAGATGTCTTCTCCTGGCAAAAGTGGAAGCATCTTTTACCTCACTCAAGACGACCGTTTCATAATCAAAACGGTGAAGAAATCTGAAGTCAag GTGCTTATCAGAATGCTTCCACGTTACTACCAACATGTTTGTCAATACAAGAACTCTTTGGTAACTGCATTCTTAGGGGCACATTGTATCAAACCTGTTGGAGGTCAAAAG ATTCGGTTTATTGTGATGGGCAATGTGTTTTGTTCGGAGTATCGAATCCATAAAAGGTTTGATCTCAAAGGTTCTTCTCATGGTCGAATCACCGATAAACCCCGGGAGGAAATCAATGAGACGACCACTCTCAAAGACCTTGATCTTGATTTTGTCTTTCGCCTAGAGCAGTCTTGGTTTCAAGAGCTTAAACG GCAACTTGATAGAGACTGTGAGTTTCTAGAAGCTGAGGGAATCATGGATTACAGTCTTTTAATTGGCCTTCATTTCCGCGATGATTACTCAGTTGATGAAATGGAAAGTTCACCGCGTGATATGCAGTCAG CAGGCAAGAGAGACATGCATGATGATGAGATGCACATGCCCCG TGAGTATATATGCcataaaaagaagagaaaggcACAGGAATGA
- the LOC11436818 gene encoding phosphatidylinositol 4-phosphate 5-kinase 1 isoform X4: MQETLPHQHHKPPSNTLLLRSHRITPSTLPNGDTYTGALSNNNTPHGTGKYIWSDGCVYGGDWKNGKPNGKGRFTWPSGATYEGDFISGRMEGFGSFIGVDGDMYRGTWLADRKNGFGEKRYSNGDVYEGWWRCNLQDGEGRYVWKNGNEYVGEWKNGAIWGKGVLVWANGNRYEGFWENGVLKGNGVFTWCGEDFEGNEVKQKRCEMDGSKGVVGFPRICIWELDGEAGDITCEIVDNVDASVFYKDGSSESENSSGDSSCGLLYKSPSWSLDGGEVKKPGQIVSKGHKNYDLMLNLQLGIRYTVGKYAPVVRELRGGDFDPKEKFWTRLPMEGSKFAPQHQSVDFRWKDYCPMVFRHLRELFAIDPADYMHAICGNDSLREMSSPGKSGSIFYLTQDDRFIIKTVKKSEVKVLIRMLPRYYQHVCQYKNSLVTAFLGAHCIKPVGGQKIRFIVMGNVFCSEYRIHKRFDLKGSSHGRITDKPREEINETTTLKDLDLDFVFRLEQSWFQELKRQLDRDCEFLEAEGIMDYSLLIGLHFRDDYSVDEMESSPRDMQSGKRDMHDDEMHMPREYICHKKKRKAQE, translated from the exons ATGCAAGAAACTCTCCCTCATCAACACCACAAACCACCTTCCAACACCCTCCTCCTCCGCTCACACCGCATAACTCCATCTACTCTCCCTAACGGCGACACCTACACCGGAGCCTTATCAAATAACAACACCCCTCACGGCACCGGAAAATACATCTGGTCAGACGGCTGTGTATACGGAGGTGACTGGAAAAACGGAAAACCAAACGGTAAAGGAAGATTCACCTGGCCATCAGGAGCAACCTACGAAGGTGATTTCATCTCCGGTCGAATGGAAGGTTTTGGTTCATTCATCGGTGTTGATGGTGATATGTATAGAGGAACCTGGCTAGCTGATAGAAAAAATGGGTTCGGTGAGAAACGTTATAGTAATGGTGATGTGTATGAAGGATGGTGGAGGTGTAACTTGCAAGATGGTGAAGGAAGGTATGTGTGGAAAAACGGGAATGAGTATGTTGGTGAATGGAAAAATGGTGCTATCTGGGGTAAAggggttttggtttgggctaATGGGAATCGTTATGAAGGGTTTTGGGAAAATGGGGTTCTTAAAGGGAATGGTGTTTTTACTTGGTGTGGTGAGGATTTTGAGGGGAATGAAGTAAAACAGAAGAGATGTGAGATGGACGGTTCAAAGGGTGTTGTTGGTTTTCCAAGGATTTGTATTTGGGAGCTTGATGGTGAAGCTGGTGATATTACTTGTGAGATTGTTGATAATGTCGATGCTTCTGTGTTTTACAAAGATGGTAGTAGTGAATCTGAAAATAGTAGTGGTGATAGTAGTTGTGGTTTGCTGTACAAGAGTCCTTCTTGGTCTCTTGATGGTGGCGAGGTTAAAAAGCCTGGTCAAATTGTGTCTAAGGGGCATAAGAATTATGATCTTATGCTTAATCTCCAACTGGGTATTAG ATACACTGTTGGCAAGTATGCTCCTGTTGTGAGAGAGCTTAGAGGAGGGGATTTTGATCCCAAGGAGAAATTCTGGACTAGATTGCCAATGGAAGGATCCAAGTTTGCACCTCAACATCAATCAGTGGACTTCAGGTGGAAAGACTATTGTCCCATGGTGTTCAG ACATCTAAGGGAATTATTTGCCATAGATCCTGCGGATTACATGCATGCTATTTGTGGAAATGATTCACTCAGAGAGATGTCTTCTCCTGGCAAAAGTGGAAGCATCTTTTACCTCACTCAAGACGACCGTTTCATAATCAAAACGGTGAAGAAATCTGAAGTCAag GTGCTTATCAGAATGCTTCCACGTTACTACCAACATGTTTGTCAATACAAGAACTCTTTGGTAACTGCATTCTTAGGGGCACATTGTATCAAACCTGTTGGAGGTCAAAAG ATTCGGTTTATTGTGATGGGCAATGTGTTTTGTTCGGAGTATCGAATCCATAAAAGGTTTGATCTCAAAGGTTCTTCTCATGGTCGAATCACCGATAAACCCCGGGAGGAAATCAATGAGACGACCACTCTCAAAGACCTTGATCTTGATTTTGTCTTTCGCCTAGAGCAGTCTTGGTTTCAAGAGCTTAAACG GCAACTTGATAGAGACTGTGAGTTTCTAGAAGCTGAGGGAATCATGGATTACAGTCTTTTAATTGGCCTTCATTTCCGCGATGATTACTCAGTTGATGAAATGGAAAGTTCACCGCGTGATATGCAGTCAG GCAAGAGAGACATGCATGATGATGAGATGCACATGCCCCG TGAGTATATATGCcataaaaagaagagaaaggcACAGGAATGA
- the LOC11436818 gene encoding phosphatidylinositol 4-phosphate 5-kinase 1 isoform X1, whose amino-acid sequence MQETLPHQHHKPPSNTLLLRSHRITPSTLPNGDTYTGALSNNNTPHGTGKYIWSDGCVYGGDWKNGKPNGKGRFTWPSGATYEGDFISGRMEGFGSFIGVDGDMYRGTWLADRKNGFGEKRYSNGDVYEGWWRCNLQDGEGRYVWKNGNEYVGEWKNGAIWGKGVLVWANGNRYEGFWENGVLKGNGVFTWCGEDFEGNEVKQKRCEMDGSKGVVGFPRICIWELDGEAGDITCEIVDNVDASVFYKDGSSESENSSGDSSCGLLYKSPSWSLDGGEVKKPGQIVSKGHKNYDLMLNLQLGIRYTVGKYAPVVRELRGGDFDPKEKFWTRLPMEGSKFAPQHQSVDFRWKDYCPMVFRHLRELFAIDPADYMHAICGNDSLREMSSPGKSGSIFYLTQDDRFIIKTVKKSEVKVLIRMLPRYYQHVCQYKNSLVTAFLGAHCIKPVGGQKIRFIVMGNVFCSEYRIHKRFDLKGSSHGRITDKPREEINETTTLKDLDLDFVFRLEQSWFQELKRQLDRDCEFLEAEGIMDYSLLIGLHFRDDYSVDEMESSPRDMQSAGKRDMHDDEMHMPRGPLIRLGMNMPARAVRVCSGSSNNSTPCSESSSEISDVILYFGIIDILQDYDISKRIEHAYKSLQVDSTSISAVGPKLYSKRFRDFIHRIFVEDK is encoded by the exons ATGCAAGAAACTCTCCCTCATCAACACCACAAACCACCTTCCAACACCCTCCTCCTCCGCTCACACCGCATAACTCCATCTACTCTCCCTAACGGCGACACCTACACCGGAGCCTTATCAAATAACAACACCCCTCACGGCACCGGAAAATACATCTGGTCAGACGGCTGTGTATACGGAGGTGACTGGAAAAACGGAAAACCAAACGGTAAAGGAAGATTCACCTGGCCATCAGGAGCAACCTACGAAGGTGATTTCATCTCCGGTCGAATGGAAGGTTTTGGTTCATTCATCGGTGTTGATGGTGATATGTATAGAGGAACCTGGCTAGCTGATAGAAAAAATGGGTTCGGTGAGAAACGTTATAGTAATGGTGATGTGTATGAAGGATGGTGGAGGTGTAACTTGCAAGATGGTGAAGGAAGGTATGTGTGGAAAAACGGGAATGAGTATGTTGGTGAATGGAAAAATGGTGCTATCTGGGGTAAAggggttttggtttgggctaATGGGAATCGTTATGAAGGGTTTTGGGAAAATGGGGTTCTTAAAGGGAATGGTGTTTTTACTTGGTGTGGTGAGGATTTTGAGGGGAATGAAGTAAAACAGAAGAGATGTGAGATGGACGGTTCAAAGGGTGTTGTTGGTTTTCCAAGGATTTGTATTTGGGAGCTTGATGGTGAAGCTGGTGATATTACTTGTGAGATTGTTGATAATGTCGATGCTTCTGTGTTTTACAAAGATGGTAGTAGTGAATCTGAAAATAGTAGTGGTGATAGTAGTTGTGGTTTGCTGTACAAGAGTCCTTCTTGGTCTCTTGATGGTGGCGAGGTTAAAAAGCCTGGTCAAATTGTGTCTAAGGGGCATAAGAATTATGATCTTATGCTTAATCTCCAACTGGGTATTAG ATACACTGTTGGCAAGTATGCTCCTGTTGTGAGAGAGCTTAGAGGAGGGGATTTTGATCCCAAGGAGAAATTCTGGACTAGATTGCCAATGGAAGGATCCAAGTTTGCACCTCAACATCAATCAGTGGACTTCAGGTGGAAAGACTATTGTCCCATGGTGTTCAG ACATCTAAGGGAATTATTTGCCATAGATCCTGCGGATTACATGCATGCTATTTGTGGAAATGATTCACTCAGAGAGATGTCTTCTCCTGGCAAAAGTGGAAGCATCTTTTACCTCACTCAAGACGACCGTTTCATAATCAAAACGGTGAAGAAATCTGAAGTCAag GTGCTTATCAGAATGCTTCCACGTTACTACCAACATGTTTGTCAATACAAGAACTCTTTGGTAACTGCATTCTTAGGGGCACATTGTATCAAACCTGTTGGAGGTCAAAAG ATTCGGTTTATTGTGATGGGCAATGTGTTTTGTTCGGAGTATCGAATCCATAAAAGGTTTGATCTCAAAGGTTCTTCTCATGGTCGAATCACCGATAAACCCCGGGAGGAAATCAATGAGACGACCACTCTCAAAGACCTTGATCTTGATTTTGTCTTTCGCCTAGAGCAGTCTTGGTTTCAAGAGCTTAAACG GCAACTTGATAGAGACTGTGAGTTTCTAGAAGCTGAGGGAATCATGGATTACAGTCTTTTAATTGGCCTTCATTTCCGCGATGATTACTCAGTTGATGAAATGGAAAGTTCACCGCGTGATATGCAGTCAG CAGGCAAGAGAGACATGCATGATGATGAGATGCACATGCCCCG GGGACCCTTAATCCGGCTAGGAATGAACATGCCTGCCAGAGCTGTGAGGGTGTGTAGTGGAAGTAGCAACAATTCTACTCCTTGTTCAGAGAGTAGTAGTGAGATCTCTGATGTGATCCTCTACTTTGGTATCATTGACATTCTCCAAGACTATGATATTAGCAAAAGGATAGAACATGCGTACAAGTCACTACAAGTGGATTCTACTTCCATCTCAGCCGTTGGTCCAAAACTATACTCCAAAAGGTTTAGGGATTTCATACACAGAATCTTTGTTGAAGACAAATGA